One window of the Zea mays cultivar B73 chromosome 3, Zm-B73-REFERENCE-NAM-5.0, whole genome shotgun sequence genome contains the following:
- the LOC103649841 gene encoding Ethylene-responsive transcription factor CRF2, translating into MSPLNQQQVLLKKALAKKPNAKKMSEFGLKPSAALLKSRTQQLPAPVQPRRRVRVLFEDPDATDSDSDSDDEEAGGTPSRTKRFSFEAFIGKAPAKPVLPAAAAVAACTSGGAPERYRGVRLRKWGKWAAEIRNPFTGKRQWLGTFDTAGAASAAYLSASRSFADEKRRRRGLPVAASSADTPASGSTPTASSSSSASTAPFAHPSPSSVLEPSKEARNTQSPEATPARPSTDSAQLPEDPEFYQDLLRGLQLPDIDPLDFRAGLDALDLSDADFGLDDEHDLLLGDFGDEEMEIDLDLDDINDVFPEMPGCDLGRGMDDFLQTVDFCV; encoded by the coding sequence ATGTCTCCGTTGAACCAGCAACAGGTTCTCCTCAAGAAGGCCCTGGCGAAGAAGCCCAACGCTAAGAAGATGTCTGAGTTTGGCCTTAAACCCTCTGCTGCCCTCTTGAAGTCCCGGACGCAGCAGCTGCCGGCGCCGGTCCAGCCGAGGCGCCGCGTCCGTGTCCTATTTGAGGACCCCGACGCCACGGACTCGGACTCCGACTCGGACGACGAGGAGGCCGGCGGCACCCCATCAAGGACCAAGCGCTTCTCTTTTGAGGCCTTCATCGGCAAGGCCCCAGCCAAGCCGGTTCTCCCGGCGGCGGCCGCTGTCGCCGCGTGCACCAGCGGCGGGGCGCCGGAGCGCTACCGCGGAGTGAGGCTCCGCAAGTGGGGCAAGTGGGCGGCGGAGATCCGCAACCCGTTCACCGGCAAGAGGCAGTGGCTTGGCACCTTCGACACCGCTGGCGCGGCCTCCGCGGCCTACCTGTCCGCCTCCCGGAGCTTCGCCGACGAGAAGCGGCGCCGCCGCGGGCTGCCCGTGGCCGCGTCCTCAGCAGACACTCCGGCAAGCGGCAGCACCCCGACGGCTTCCTCCTCGTCGTCCGCCTCGACCGCTCCATTCGCGCACCCGTCGCCGTCGTCCGTGCTTGAACCGAGCAAGGAAGCGCGGAACACGCAGTCCCCAGAGGCGACGCCCGCCCGGCCGTCGACCGACTCAGCGCAGCTGCCGGAGGACCCAGAGTTCTACCAGGACCTTCTGCGCGGCCTGCAGCTGCCCGACATCGACCCGCTGGACTTCCGCGCCGGGCTGGACGCTCTGGATCTCTCCGATGCGGACTTCGGCCTGGACGACGAACATGACCTCCTGCTCGGGGACTTCGGGGACGAGGAGATGGagatcgacctcgacctcgacgacatcaacgacgtcttcccggaGATGCCCGGCTGCGACCTCGGCCGCGGCATGGACGACTTCCTGCAAACCGTTGATTTCTGCGTGTGA